A DNA window from Paenibacillus segetis contains the following coding sequences:
- a CDS encoding L-threonylcarbamoyladenylate synthase — translation MMNNNHNKMIGTEPRDTQWWDVTELNEVEGETSSLVEAHTAIEEAAAVLASGGTVAFPTETVYGLGADASNTEAVERIFSAKGRPSDNPLIVHIADMVQLEGLVTEVNETQRRLMEAFWPGPLTLVLPAMPGAVSSRVTAGLSTVAVRMPAHDVALQLISAAGCPVAAPSANRSGRPSPTLASHVGEDLAGLIDGIVDGGPTGVGVESTVVEVSQDGTVTVLRPGGITAEQLARVVAGGVKLDLALQSSGEAQPGSPAPRSPGMKYTHYAPRGAMRIVKGAAPEAVAAHIQAALDAAAARGETTGLLAFDEHLSLYHAETMLSLGSLDSLETAAHRLYAALRRLDEDGVTFIMAEACPEEGLGAAIMNRLLKAAGHNVIDV, via the coding sequence CCATAATAAAATGATAGGTACCGAGCCGAGAGATACCCAGTGGTGGGATGTAACGGAGCTCAACGAAGTGGAAGGTGAGACTTCGTCGTTAGTTGAGGCTCATACAGCTATTGAGGAAGCAGCTGCAGTATTAGCGTCAGGGGGAACGGTAGCATTCCCGACGGAAACGGTGTATGGACTTGGAGCCGATGCTTCGAACACAGAGGCGGTGGAACGTATTTTTTCCGCTAAAGGGCGACCTTCTGATAATCCGTTAATCGTACATATAGCTGATATGGTACAGCTGGAAGGGCTAGTCACTGAAGTGAATGAGACGCAGCGGCGACTGATGGAGGCGTTCTGGCCTGGTCCGCTGACGCTCGTATTACCAGCGATGCCAGGTGCCGTCTCATCACGTGTGACGGCTGGTCTGTCCACGGTGGCCGTACGCATGCCGGCCCACGATGTGGCGCTGCAGTTGATTTCTGCAGCGGGATGTCCGGTGGCGGCGCCAAGCGCCAACCGGTCGGGACGTCCGAGCCCAACGCTGGCAAGCCACGTGGGCGAGGATTTGGCCGGCTTGATCGACGGCATCGTTGATGGCGGGCCCACGGGAGTGGGCGTGGAGTCAACGGTGGTGGAAGTCAGCCAGGATGGGACGGTGACCGTGCTCCGCCCCGGCGGGATCACGGCGGAACAGCTCGCCCGCGTAGTGGCGGGCGGCGTTAAGCTGGACCTCGCCCTCCAAAGTTCGGGCGAGGCCCAGCCAGGTAGCCCGGCGCCGCGCTCGCCGGGCATGAAGTACACCCACTATGCGCCCCGCGGGGCTATGCGCATAGTGAAAGGGGCCGCGCCCGAGGCGGTGGCGGCCCATATCCAGGCCGCGCTCGATGCAGCTGCCGCGCGCGGGGAAACCACGGGATTGCTCGCATTCGACGAGCATCTCTCGCTCTATCATGCCGAGACGATGCTCTCACTCGGCAGCCTAGACTCGCTAGAGACGGCTGCGCACCGTCTCTATGCAGCGCTCCGCCGTCTAGATGAAGACGGCGTCACGTTCATTATGGCCGAGGCCTGTCCAGAGGAAGGCCTCGGTGCAGCCATCATGAACCGCCTGCTGAAAGCGGCGGGCCACAATGTAATCGACGTTTAA
- a CDS encoding Na+/H+ antiporter, with amino-acid sequence MEMFELVLIMLALIGVSNVLNRFIPSVPVPVFQIALGTLFALLPLGLHMTLNTELFMVLFIAPLLYNDGKRTPREELWNLRSPILLLALGLVFVTVFAGGYFIHWLIPSIPLPAAFALAAILSPTDAVAVGALAGRISLPKGILRLLEGESLMNDASGLVAFKFAVAAMVTGVFSLTQATLSFIWIALGGLICGAIVSFLIVWLRIFIRRLGMEDVTIHMLLQILTPFVIFLVTEHLGLSGILGVVAGGIVHAIERDHTESSQAELRVVSHNTWSVILYILNGLVFVILGLQIPNATTTIFQSPDYSNLQVIGFIGIISVGLILLRFIWVYVFWEGSWLMGSGQQMGKPKLTSSVLLSLSGVRGAVTLAAAFSIPYVLQDGSPFPERDLIIFLAAGVILFSLVIASIVLPILSKSPESEKKGDLEEKARIKIIQAGINAVREATNDENRMAAGFVIAEYKRELTKLQNGSGEKWSDTKQNRLELKIRYAGIQAERQEIQNMLSNGDISGELAVQVQEIIDQMEQVMSSRSKMQMAVTLLRVRRMFSKRAITKPKKQGKMDDFEQLRKVRIQTSKAAIAAIHELINDKNREAAQSVIAKYNESIERMQTSFGKFESEDVFNQRKNELKIKAIQAERNEVQALFESGEINWTVAGKMRQYINYLEAGILEPGEEE; translated from the coding sequence ATGGAAATGTTTGAACTCGTTCTAATCATGTTGGCTCTCATTGGTGTTTCAAACGTTCTAAATAGATTTATTCCCAGCGTTCCAGTTCCTGTATTTCAAATTGCACTTGGAACCTTGTTTGCGCTGTTGCCACTAGGACTTCACATGACGCTTAATACCGAATTGTTTATGGTTCTTTTCATTGCGCCATTACTTTATAATGACGGCAAGCGAACTCCACGGGAGGAGCTGTGGAATTTACGCTCCCCGATTTTGTTGCTTGCGCTTGGACTAGTGTTCGTAACGGTATTTGCTGGGGGATACTTCATTCATTGGTTGATCCCAAGTATTCCTTTACCAGCTGCATTTGCGCTTGCCGCGATTCTATCACCAACGGATGCCGTGGCAGTTGGGGCCTTAGCTGGCCGAATTTCGCTTCCCAAAGGGATTCTACGGTTGCTTGAGGGAGAGTCATTAATGAATGACGCTTCCGGTCTAGTTGCTTTTAAATTTGCAGTGGCAGCTATGGTAACAGGTGTATTTTCTCTGACACAAGCTACACTCAGTTTCATTTGGATTGCGCTTGGGGGGCTGATATGCGGGGCGATTGTATCCTTCCTGATTGTCTGGCTACGCATTTTCATTCGTAGACTAGGTATGGAAGACGTTACTATTCATATGTTGCTTCAAATTTTGACGCCATTTGTCATTTTCCTAGTCACGGAACATCTAGGGTTATCGGGAATTCTGGGCGTTGTTGCAGGTGGCATTGTCCATGCTATTGAACGAGACCATACGGAATCGAGCCAAGCAGAGCTACGGGTTGTGTCTCATAATACATGGTCGGTTATTTTATACATATTAAACGGTCTTGTATTTGTTATCCTTGGTCTACAAATTCCGAATGCAACAACTACGATTTTTCAAAGTCCGGACTATAGTAATTTACAAGTTATTGGTTTTATCGGTATCATCTCGGTGGGCTTGATATTATTACGCTTTATTTGGGTCTATGTATTCTGGGAAGGCTCATGGCTTATGGGAAGTGGGCAACAGATGGGCAAGCCTAAGTTAACCTCTTCCGTGTTGCTCTCGTTATCAGGTGTTCGTGGTGCGGTGACACTTGCCGCTGCGTTCTCTATTCCATACGTGTTACAGGATGGCAGTCCTTTCCCTGAACGTGATCTCATTATTTTTCTAGCAGCAGGGGTTATATTATTCTCTTTAGTTATTGCAAGTATCGTGTTGCCTATTCTCTCCAAGAGTCCAGAGAGTGAGAAGAAGGGCGATCTTGAAGAGAAGGCACGGATCAAAATTATACAAGCCGGGATTAACGCGGTGCGTGAGGCGACGAATGATGAGAATCGAATGGCTGCTGGATTTGTCATTGCAGAGTATAAGAGGGAATTAACGAAGCTGCAGAATGGATCGGGTGAAAAGTGGTCCGACACCAAGCAAAACAGGTTGGAACTTAAAATACGTTACGCGGGGATTCAAGCAGAACGTCAAGAAATCCAAAACATGCTGAGCAATGGTGATATCTCGGGTGAATTGGCCGTTCAAGTTCAAGAGATCATTGATCAAATGGAACAGGTGATGTCTAGCCGCTCTAAAATGCAAATGGCGGTTACGTTATTACGTGTACGGCGTATGTTTTCTAAACGCGCTATTACGAAACCTAAGAAGCAGGGGAAAATGGATGATTTTGAACAGCTCCGGAAAGTGAGAATTCAGACATCCAAAGCTGCTATAGCAGCAATTCATGAGTTGATTAATGATAAGAACAGGGAAGCAGCTCAATCTGTCATTGCTAAGTACAATGAATCCATTGAGCGGATGCAAACTAGCTTTGGGAAATTTGAGAGTGAAGATGTGTTCAATCAGCGCAAGAATGAACTCAAGATCAAAGCCATCCAAGCTGAACGTAACGAAGTTCAGGCGCTGTTCGAGAGTGGTGAAATAAATTGGACTGTTGCAGGTAAGATGAGACAGTACATTAATTATCTAGAAGCAGGTATCCTCGAGCCAGGTGAGGAAGAGTAA
- a CDS encoding manganese efflux pump MntP yields MAVAFEQLGELVTIMLIAVALGMDAFSLGIGIGMKGVRRNDAIRIGSAVSLFHMLMPLLGIFAGQYVGGLLGQYARFVAGGLLFLLGAHMIVSSIKGSGIQSINHRSFLGVLLFSLSVSIDSFSVGVSLGMFHSNLWLSVLSFGFVGGLLSVLGLALGRKMSRGLGDYGEAAGGAILLAFGLMFIF; encoded by the coding sequence ATGGCAGTCGCATTTGAACAATTAGGAGAACTGGTAACGATCATGCTAATTGCAGTCGCATTGGGAATGGACGCTTTTTCCCTTGGTATTGGAATTGGAATGAAGGGAGTCCGCCGAAATGACGCTATTCGTATCGGGAGTGCCGTTTCTCTTTTTCACATGCTGATGCCGTTACTGGGCATTTTTGCTGGACAGTATGTAGGTGGACTGTTAGGTCAATATGCAAGATTTGTTGCTGGGGGATTATTATTTCTGCTTGGCGCTCACATGATTGTAAGCTCTATAAAGGGTAGTGGAATTCAGTCGATCAATCATCGCTCATTTCTGGGCGTACTCTTATTCTCACTCAGCGTAAGTATTGATTCTTTCTCGGTTGGTGTCTCATTAGGGATGTTCCATAGCAATTTGTGGTTATCTGTACTGAGCTTTGGTTTTGTGGGTGGGTTGTTGTCGGTTCTTGGACTAGCCTTGGGACGCAAAATGAGCCGGGGTCTAGGGGATTACGGCGAAGCAGCCGGTGGAGCTATTCTACTAGCGTTTGGTCTAATGTTTATCTTTTGA
- a CDS encoding low molecular weight protein arginine phosphatase: MRILFVCTGNTCRSPMAEGLLRKLARERGVNVEVTSAGVAASNGTPISRHAEAVLKSQGIADNMTSKPLHGQLTEWADLILTLTQGHKRHVIQYFPAAADKTYALKEYVEDNETVLAEQEELHQLIAEFELSKVLGNTLDEVKSNRLNQLLRNIPVYDISDPFGGSRADYDMTADEIAAALDKLLDKLKKDNLL; this comes from the coding sequence ATGAGAATCTTGTTTGTTTGTACGGGGAATACATGCCGAAGCCCAATGGCGGAAGGACTGCTGCGTAAGCTGGCACGGGAACGTGGAGTAAATGTGGAGGTGACATCCGCAGGCGTAGCCGCGTCTAATGGGACCCCGATTTCACGACATGCTGAAGCCGTGCTTAAGAGTCAGGGGATTGCCGATAACATGACATCGAAACCGCTACACGGGCAGCTTACAGAGTGGGCAGACTTGATCCTTACTTTGACACAAGGTCATAAACGTCATGTTATTCAATATTTTCCTGCTGCGGCAGACAAAACATATGCACTAAAAGAATACGTAGAAGATAACGAAACTGTTCTTGCTGAACAGGAGGAATTACATCAGTTAATTGCCGAGTTTGAGCTTAGTAAAGTGCTTGGTAATACTTTGGATGAAGTAAAGAGTAATCGTCTTAATCAGCTTTTGCGAAACATACCGGTATATGATATATCGGACCCGTTTGGAGGGTCGCGAGCGGATTACGATATGACGGCAGATGAAATTGCCGCTGCGCTGGATAAATTACTCGATAAGCTGAAGAAGGATAATCTCCTTTAG
- a CDS encoding TIGR01440 family protein, protein METDQDLGNVREQVAEVLEELVVAAKLGTRHLVVIGTSTSEVAGATIGKGGAESIAEELYLGIESVRTKYGFNVAFQCCEHLNRALVVERSLLEELRLCEVNAVPVPKAGGSMAAVAYRNLKDPCLAESLEAHAGIDIGETLIGMHLRRVAVPFRPSRRTIGKARVTAAWTRPKLIGGERAVYILPEVQDSQECQ, encoded by the coding sequence ATGGAAACAGACCAGGATCTGGGAAACGTCCGGGAACAGGTTGCTGAAGTACTGGAGGAATTAGTAGTAGCGGCAAAGTTAGGAACCCGTCATCTTGTAGTCATTGGTACTAGCACCAGTGAAGTGGCAGGGGCTACTATTGGTAAAGGAGGGGCGGAGAGCATTGCTGAGGAATTGTACTTGGGAATTGAAAGTGTGAGGACCAAGTACGGATTCAACGTAGCTTTTCAATGCTGCGAGCATCTGAACCGAGCGCTTGTTGTGGAGCGAAGTTTGCTTGAAGAGCTGAGGCTCTGTGAGGTTAACGCGGTACCTGTACCCAAGGCGGGTGGATCGATGGCAGCAGTAGCCTACAGAAACCTTAAAGATCCTTGTTTGGCAGAAAGCCTGGAGGCGCATGCTGGCATCGACATCGGAGAGACATTGATCGGCATGCATTTGCGGCGCGTAGCCGTTCCGTTTCGTCCTTCTCGCAGAACCATTGGTAAGGCTCGTGTTACTGCGGCCTGGACGCGGCCGAAGTTGATCGGCGGCGAACGTGCCGTTTATATTCTCCCTGAAGTACAAGATTCACAAGAATGTCAGTAG
- the glyA gene encoding serine hydroxymethyltransferase yields the protein MNNLKKQDPAVLEAMNLELKRQRNNIELIASENIVSEAVIEAMGSVLTNKYAEGYPGKRYYGGCEHVDIVEDIARDRAKELFGADHANVQPHSGAQANLAVYLTALKPGDTVLGMNLAHGGHLTHGSPVNASGLLYNFVSYGVQEDTFLIDYDEVRKAAFKHRPRLIVAGASAYPRIIDFEKLSAIANDVGALFMVDMAHIAGLVAAGLHPNPVPHAHFVTTTTHKTLRGPRGGMILCKQPWAAAIDKAVFPGTQGGPLMHVIASKAVALGEALQPSFKTYAQNVVKNASVLAESLISEGLNLVSGGTDNHLMLIDTRNLNITGKDAEHVLDSIGITVNKNAIPFDPTSPFVTSGIRIGTPAVTSRGMDEEAMKVIGKIIALVLKNSKDEAILTEARKQVEELTNKFPIYSELSYE from the coding sequence ATGAATAACTTGAAGAAGCAAGACCCAGCAGTACTTGAGGCGATGAATTTGGAACTGAAGCGTCAACGGAACAACATTGAATTAATCGCTTCAGAGAACATTGTGAGCGAAGCTGTCATTGAGGCTATGGGCTCCGTATTAACGAATAAATATGCGGAAGGCTACCCAGGTAAACGCTACTATGGTGGCTGTGAGCATGTAGATATCGTAGAAGATATCGCTCGCGATCGTGCCAAGGAACTGTTCGGTGCAGATCATGCCAACGTACAACCTCACTCTGGTGCACAGGCTAACCTTGCCGTATACCTTACTGCACTTAAACCAGGAGATACTGTGCTTGGCATGAATTTGGCACACGGTGGTCACCTTACGCATGGTAGCCCAGTGAATGCTTCTGGATTGTTGTATAACTTTGTCTCTTACGGTGTACAGGAAGACACTTTCCTCATCGATTATGATGAAGTTCGTAAAGCTGCATTTAAGCATCGTCCTCGCCTGATTGTGGCTGGAGCTAGTGCTTATCCGCGTATCATCGACTTTGAAAAATTGTCGGCTATCGCAAACGATGTAGGTGCCCTCTTCATGGTTGATATGGCACATATCGCTGGTCTAGTTGCAGCGGGGCTTCATCCGAATCCAGTACCACACGCTCATTTCGTGACAACAACAACACATAAGACGCTTCGTGGTCCACGTGGCGGCATGATCTTGTGTAAGCAACCATGGGCAGCTGCTATCGACAAGGCCGTATTCCCTGGAACACAAGGTGGTCCGTTGATGCATGTTATTGCTTCCAAAGCTGTTGCTCTAGGTGAAGCATTACAGCCGTCCTTTAAGACGTATGCACAGAATGTTGTGAAAAATGCCAGTGTATTGGCTGAGTCCCTCATTTCAGAAGGATTGAACCTTGTATCTGGCGGTACAGACAACCATTTAATGCTTATCGATACTCGTAATTTAAACATTACAGGTAAAGACGCTGAGCATGTTCTAGATTCTATCGGCATTACAGTGAATAAGAATGCCATTCCGTTCGATCCTACGAGTCCATTTGTTACAAGTGGTATTCGGATCGGTACACCGGCTGTGACATCACGTGGAATGGATGAAGAAGCAATGAAAGTAATCGGTAAGATCATTGCTCTCGTATTGAAGAATTCTAAAGACGAAGCCATCTTAACTGAAGCTCGTAAGCAAGTTGAGGAGCTAACGAATAAATTCCCGATATACTCTGAACTTAGCTACGAATAA
- a CDS encoding ABC transporter substrate-binding protein encodes MKRRYSILLVATMLLSILSTACSSGKEAIKYEGNSDMKATLTIMTMNQEDAVRRDYGDKFNTKFPNVDIKIVNYFGSNMTKVMEAEKPDVLMLNVQDYEQLIQENKLYDLDSILKNEAFKLDGINPKFLKLLRGVGGGKLYGLPPSFTSEAIYYNKDLFDRYQIPYPQDKMTWQEIIELAKRFPVEDGGSGLYIRNMAVLVENLAASGNLGWYNVRDMKMTINTESYKKIFETVIDAYQSKAVVMPDLEPGNYDDPFVQGTSAMTVEPYYYMNNNLNSAKPFNWDLASAPVNESSRDSYPYNLIDISCINAESTQQQAAWEFIKLVNGEELAKVRSKTSGISPSTRTEYIYNPDGRRLEAFYTLEPQDKRMPADYYALPPDDFFYLLKQVINTELNEVVGGTKTLEEAMASMQMGGQQLLDTKDETP; translated from the coding sequence GTGAAAAGAAGATATTCTATTTTGCTAGTAGCAACCATGCTATTGTCTATTCTTTCTACAGCGTGTTCTTCGGGCAAAGAAGCCATCAAGTATGAAGGTAATTCGGATATGAAGGCGACATTGACAATCATGACCATGAATCAAGAGGATGCGGTTAGGAGAGATTACGGGGATAAGTTTAATACCAAATTTCCCAATGTCGACATAAAGATAGTCAATTATTTCGGAAGTAACATGACTAAAGTAATGGAAGCTGAAAAACCTGATGTTCTGATGTTAAACGTTCAGGATTATGAACAGCTCATTCAGGAGAATAAGCTATATGATTTGGACTCTATACTTAAGAATGAAGCTTTTAAACTCGATGGAATCAATCCCAAATTTCTTAAGCTTCTTAGAGGGGTAGGAGGAGGCAAACTCTATGGACTTCCTCCAAGCTTCACGTCGGAAGCAATCTATTACAATAAGGACTTGTTTGATAGATACCAGATTCCTTATCCCCAAGACAAGATGACATGGCAGGAGATCATTGAACTAGCGAAGCGGTTCCCGGTGGAGGATGGGGGGAGTGGGCTTTACATCAGAAATATGGCTGTGTTAGTTGAGAATTTAGCGGCGAGTGGCAATTTAGGTTGGTATAATGTTAGAGACATGAAAATGACGATCAATACGGAATCATACAAGAAGATTTTTGAGACGGTGATCGATGCTTATCAATCAAAAGCAGTAGTGATGCCTGACTTAGAACCGGGGAATTATGATGATCCATTCGTACAAGGCACCAGTGCTATGACAGTAGAACCTTATTATTACATGAATAACAATCTTAATTCGGCAAAGCCTTTTAATTGGGATTTGGCATCGGCGCCGGTGAATGAATCAAGTCGTGATTCGTATCCTTATAATCTTATAGATATTTCATGCATTAATGCTGAATCTACCCAACAGCAGGCTGCTTGGGAATTTATCAAATTAGTTAATGGTGAAGAATTGGCTAAGGTAAGATCAAAAACGAGTGGGATTTCTCCATCTACAAGAACAGAATATATTTATAATCCTGACGGGAGACGGTTAGAGGCTTTCTACACACTAGAGCCTCAAGATAAAAGGATGCCTGCTGATTATTATGCATTACCACCTGATGATTTTTTCTATCTACTAAAACAGGTTATTAACACGGAATTGAATGAAGTAGTGGGTGGTACCAAGACGCTTGAAGAAGCCATGGCTTCGATGCAGATGGGTGGACAGCAACTGCTGGATACGAAGGATGAAACTCCATAA
- the upp gene encoding uracil phosphoribosyltransferase has protein sequence MEKLVICDHPLIQHKLTFIRDMRTNTKDFRELVDEVATLMAYEITRDIPLESITVQTPVAEAQARVISGRMLGLIPILRAGLGMLDGVLKLLPAAKVGHVGLFRDPQTLQPVEYYIKLPTDVQERELIVIDPMLATGGSAIAAIDALKKRGCTQIKMMNLIAAPEGVKAVHAVHPDVDIYVAAMDDHLDDHGYIIPGLGDAGDRLYGTK, from the coding sequence ATGGAAAAATTGGTGATATGCGATCACCCCTTGATTCAACACAAATTGACTTTCATTCGCGATATGCGGACCAACACGAAGGATTTTCGTGAATTGGTGGATGAAGTCGCTACATTGATGGCTTATGAAATTACGAGAGATATTCCTTTAGAGTCGATCACGGTACAGACCCCGGTTGCTGAAGCACAGGCGCGTGTTATATCGGGACGGATGCTCGGACTCATTCCGATTCTTCGTGCAGGACTAGGTATGCTAGATGGAGTCTTGAAGTTGCTTCCAGCAGCTAAAGTTGGTCATGTCGGTCTATTCCGTGATCCGCAGACGCTTCAACCTGTCGAATACTATATTAAATTACCAACTGATGTCCAAGAGCGTGAATTGATCGTTATTGATCCTATGTTAGCAACAGGTGGTTCTGCTATTGCGGCAATTGATGCGCTTAAGAAACGCGGCTGTACACAAATTAAAATGATGAATTTGATCGCTGCACCAGAAGGTGTCAAAGCAGTTCATGCTGTTCATCCTGATGTAGATATTTATGTTGCTGCAATGGACGATCATTTGGACGATCACGGATATATTATCCCTGGACTTGGTGATGCAGGCGACCGTTTATACGGAACAAAATAG
- the wecB gene encoding non-hydrolyzing UDP-N-acetylglucosamine 2-epimerase — protein MSKIKVMTIFGVRPEAIKMAPLILELEKHPEHIESIVCVTAQHREMLDQVLDVFKIVPDYDLDVMKPNQSLNEITIRVLQGLENVLREAKPDIVLVHGDTLTTFLASYAAFLQGVKIGHVEAGLRTWNKLSPFPEEMNRQLTGVLADLHFAPTEVSAGNLRKENKPESSIYITGNTVTDVFQYTVQPNYSDSVLDWAAGKRLILMTAHRRESQGEPHLNIFRAVKRIADEFEDVAIVYPVHPSPAVREPAYETLGNHPRIKLIEPLDVVEFHNIYAHTHLILTDSGGMQEEAPSFGVPVLVLRDTTERPEGVEAGTLELVGTDEEMVYERTKVLLSDKEIYNSMSRAANPYGDGKASERIVNAICHHFGIINERPENFHRKFTK, from the coding sequence ATGTCAAAAATTAAAGTAATGACGATTTTCGGAGTTAGACCCGAAGCCATCAAGATGGCTCCTCTCATTCTTGAATTGGAGAAACATCCAGAGCATATTGAATCCATTGTCTGTGTTACGGCTCAGCATCGTGAAATGTTGGATCAGGTACTCGATGTGTTCAAGATAGTTCCAGATTACGATTTAGATGTGATGAAACCTAACCAGAGTTTGAATGAAATTACTATACGCGTTCTCCAGGGCTTGGAGAACGTTCTTCGTGAAGCCAAACCTGATATTGTATTGGTTCATGGCGATACGTTAACTACTTTCCTGGCAAGTTACGCTGCCTTTTTACAAGGAGTAAAAATTGGGCATGTTGAAGCAGGACTTCGGACCTGGAACAAATTGTCCCCATTTCCTGAGGAAATGAATCGGCAGTTGACCGGGGTACTTGCTGACTTGCATTTTGCCCCTACAGAGGTTTCTGCTGGAAATTTAAGGAAAGAAAATAAGCCAGAGTCAAGTATATATATCACAGGCAACACGGTTACGGATGTGTTTCAATATACAGTACAGCCGAATTATAGTGATTCCGTGCTGGATTGGGCCGCCGGAAAGCGGCTTATTCTCATGACGGCTCACCGCCGTGAATCGCAGGGAGAACCGCACTTGAATATATTCCGTGCAGTCAAGCGGATCGCTGATGAATTTGAAGATGTGGCGATCGTTTATCCGGTTCATCCTAGTCCAGCGGTGAGAGAGCCCGCCTATGAAACTTTGGGGAATCATCCCCGTATCAAACTTATCGAGCCTCTTGATGTGGTGGAGTTTCATAATATTTATGCTCACACCCATCTTATACTTACGGACTCTGGCGGTATGCAGGAAGAAGCGCCATCTTTTGGCGTTCCTGTACTTGTGCTTCGTGACACAACAGAGCGTCCTGAAGGTGTAGAGGCAGGTACGTTAGAACTTGTAGGCACGGATGAGGAGATGGTGTATGAGCGGACAAAGGTGTTGCTCAGCGACAAAGAGATTTATAATTCCATGAGCCGGGCCGCAAACCCGTATGGAGATGGAAAAGCATCAGAAAGAATTGTCAACGCTATTTGTCACCATTTCGGAATTATAAACGAACGTCCTGAGAATTTTCACAGAAAGTTCACAAAATGA
- a CDS encoding ATP synthase subunit I, whose translation MIDMNSIVKVVNRVTLLLLSVMFLGWALLPDYKLHIAGFILGLLIGLFNLGYLSRKVQGLVNYVVTTEKKSLSLGFLTRLCMTLLVVMFGVKIEHFSLETIIIGLFIPQLLTIPVSIVIGLRSKE comes from the coding sequence ATGATTGATATGAACTCCATTGTTAAGGTCGTGAATAGGGTAACATTGCTATTGTTATCCGTCATGTTTCTTGGATGGGCTCTACTCCCGGACTACAAATTGCACATTGCCGGGTTTATTCTGGGACTGTTGATCGGATTGTTTAATTTGGGTTACCTATCCAGGAAAGTTCAAGGCCTTGTTAATTATGTAGTCACTACAGAGAAGAAAAGCCTTAGTCTTGGTTTCTTGACTAGGTTGTGTATGACATTGCTGGTGGTTATGTTTGGTGTGAAGATTGAACATTTTTCGTTGGAAACTATTATTATCGGATTGTTCATTCCGCAACTGCTAACCATTCCGGTCAGTATAGTCATCGGTCTTCGAAGCAAAGAGTAA
- the atpB gene encoding F0F1 ATP synthase subunit A, producing MHDAPIIMLGGFHLDISAVVMLLVSMLIVFVMCRLAVANLSVENPSKMQNFMEWVVEFVQGLIGSAMDLKKGRPYLSLGLTLILFIFVSNLLGLPFGIITEAHHEVSVFGHLIEATKGLADGAHAEIMWWKSPTADISVTAGLAIIVFILMNYLGMKNNTKHYFKHFVEPFPIFLPLNIIENLSKPIALAIRLYANIFAGEVLIAVIMKLGYIGIPFMGVWQGFSIFVGALQAYIFTILTMVYIAQYTIHEEEH from the coding sequence ATGCATGACGCACCGATTATTATGCTTGGCGGATTTCATCTGGATATATCTGCCGTCGTAATGCTTTTGGTTAGTATGCTTATCGTATTCGTCATGTGCCGGTTAGCTGTAGCTAACTTGTCGGTTGAGAATCCTTCCAAGATGCAGAACTTTATGGAATGGGTTGTTGAGTTTGTGCAAGGGCTTATCGGCAGCGCGATGGACTTGAAGAAAGGCAGACCATATCTGTCCCTGGGACTAACACTGATTCTGTTTATCTTCGTATCGAACCTTTTGGGATTGCCGTTCGGTATTATTACTGAGGCACATCATGAAGTGTCCGTGTTTGGACACCTGATTGAAGCGACAAAAGGGCTTGCGGATGGAGCACATGCGGAGATTATGTGGTGGAAGTCACCAACAGCCGATATTTCCGTGACTGCGGGACTAGCCATAATTGTTTTTATACTGATGAACTATCTCGGGATGAAAAACAATACAAAGCATTACTTCAAGCATTTTGTTGAACCGTTCCCAATTTTCTTGCCGTTGAACATTATTGAGAACTTGTCGAAGCCGATCGCATTGGCTATCCGGCTTTATGCCAACATCTTTGCGGGTGAGGTTCTCATCGCGGTAATTATGAAACTAGGTTACATTGGAATACCATTTATGGGCGTATGGCAAGGCTTCAGTATATTTGTCGGAGCATTGCAAGCTTATATATTTACAATACTGACGATGGTATATATCGCACAGTATACGATTCATGAAGAAGAGCATTAG
- the atpE gene encoding F0F1 ATP synthase subunit C: MEYLAAAIAVGLGALGAGLGNGLIVSRTVESIARQPEARNALQTTMFIGVGIVEVIPLAATVIAFLIMFS, from the coding sequence TTGGAGTATTTGGCAGCAGCAATTGCAGTTGGTTTGGGTGCGCTTGGCGCAGGTCTTGGTAATGGTCTAATCGTGAGTAGAACGGTAGAATCAATCGCTCGTCAACCAGAAGCACGTAACGCATTGCAAACAACAATGTTTATCGGTGTAGGTATCGTCGAAGTTATTCCGCTTGCCGCAACTGTAATTGCGTTCCTGATTATGTTCTCTTAA